A genomic stretch from Candidatus Nitrososphaera gargensis Ga9.2 includes:
- a CDS encoding response regulator: MSDDKDRSKPRILYVDDESRITRVIKYGLERYGFVVDIFNHPKLALSSFQQGVYDLLLIDIRLPEINGLDLCNELLKVDPNVKVCFITAYELRQEEIKNKVLGLETECIIKKPVSFETLVSKINEQLHRDNN; the protein is encoded by the coding sequence TTGTCCGATGATAAGGATAGATCTAAACCCCGAATTTTGTATGTAGATGATGAGTCCAGAATTACACGAGTAATCAAATATGGATTGGAGCGGTATGGATTTGTTGTCGATATTTTCAACCACCCGAAATTGGCGCTATCCTCATTTCAGCAGGGTGTTTATGACCTGCTGCTCATCGATATAAGGCTGCCAGAAATCAATGGACTTGATTTATGCAATGAACTTTTGAAGGTGGATCCGAACGTCAAGGTTTGTTTCATTACTGCATACGAATTGCGGCAAGAAGAGATAAAAAACAAGGTCTTGGGTTTAGAGACAGAGTGTATTATTAAAAAGCCGGTTTCTTTTGAAACCTTGGTCAGCAAGATAAACGAGCAGCTTCACAGGGACAACAACTGA
- a CDS encoding HAMP domain-containing protein, translating to MQNTLADLPVFDKIASSANPSESLIDSLTADNNNGGSIAASNNNAIYVAARERGFLDYRGNGWILIIAVPSEIAFSEVVQLRTNFIIVATAILSSSIITVIIFSKVFTQSLIKFKNAAAQIAKGNFDTSIKINSNDKIGELS from the coding sequence ATGCAAAACACATTGGCTGATTTGCCAGTATTTGACAAGATTGCTTCTTCGGCCAATCCTTCAGAATCTCTGATTGACAGCTTGACAGCAGATAATAATAATGGCGGTAGTATTGCTGCTAGTAATAACAACGCCATCTATGTTGCAGCAAGGGAGCGAGGCTTTCTGGATTACAGAGGAAACGGCTGGATTTTAATCATAGCAGTTCCTTCCGAGATTGCATTTAGCGAAGTGGTGCAGCTGCGAACTAATTTTATTATTGTGGCCACTGCGATCTTGTCCTCTTCCATAATTACAGTTATCATATTCTCCAAGGTCTTTACACAGTCGCTCATAAAGTTCAAAAATGCAGCTGCACAGATTGCTAAAGGAAACTTTGACACAAGCATCAAAATTAACAGTAATGACAAGATAGGCGAATTATCGTAG
- a CDS encoding response regulator: MYKKELTRYPPSADNPSSPFDAVLLDYRMPKKDGIEVAKEILNLNADQRIIFASAYVKDTLVDSVKQLRRAVELMQKPFKIEALIDTLEDKEIYEELKKLNVDADAFKAVNATHDQITKLLEAIRRLQKNRTF, encoded by the coding sequence ATATACAAAAAAGAGCTAACGCGGTATCCTCCATCCGCTGACAACCCATCATCCCCATTTGACGCTGTATTGCTAGACTACAGGATGCCAAAAAAGGATGGAATAGAGGTTGCCAAGGAAATTCTCAACCTCAATGCAGATCAGAGGATTATCTTTGCTTCTGCTTATGTAAAAGACACTCTCGTTGATTCTGTCAAGCAACTGAGGCGAGCTGTCGAACTTATGCAAAAACCATTCAAGATAGAAGCTTTGATAGATACGCTGGAAGACAAGGAAATCTATGAAGAGCTAAAGAAACTAAATGTTGATGCAGATGCCTTCAAGGCCGTCAACGCCACTCACGACCAAATAACAAAACTTTTAGAAGCAATAAGAAGATTGCAGAAAAATAGGACATTTTAA
- a CDS encoding sensor histidine kinase, with the protein MIEVIANLITNAIKFTKEGTITVASKVGREDNMVQVTVSDTGTRIDPEVMPKIFDKFVTKLDSGTGIGLYISKKIVEVHGRVMQAANRQDCRGAIVSFKLPLTKTSELPESK; encoded by the coding sequence ATGATCGAAGTGATCGCTAACCTGATCACAAACGCGATAAAGTTCACAAAGGAAGGGACGATCACGGTGGCTAGCAAAGTAGGCAGGGAGGACAATATGGTCCAAGTCACGGTAAGCGACACTGGAACCAGGATCGACCCCGAAGTAATGCCCAAGATCTTTGACAAGTTTGTGACAAAGTTGGACAGCGGCACGGGGATCGGCCTGTACATTTCAAAAAAGATAGTCGAGGTGCACGGCAGGGTCATGCAGGCTGCCAACAGGCAGGACTGCAGGGGAGCAATAGTTTCATTCAAGCTCCCGCTGACCAAGACGAGCGAATTGCCAGAGAGCAAATGA